The genomic region CCTTTTAAACTCACCTGCATTCACCTGAAGTGGTTGCAGGGTGATAATAATCGTTGCCAATAGGGGGCAGTAGCGGCTTTGGTACGACTGGTGCTGTAATTCTTGTCTAAGAGAAGCAGACGTGAAGCCTGGTCGTCCGCTTACATACAGAACATTAAACGCGCGTGCGCAACGCCGCCGCTGTAaatgtttaatatataaaataagttttaatatataaaataaatcaccTCAGTCACTTACCCACCTCTCCCACTGCGCGTGCGCCTCTATGAGACTTCAGCTGAACATCTAGTCGTCGTGTCTCAGTCTAAACTGCACGCTCCAAAATACAGAAAGGAGTGGGAATCAAACACTGAATTCAAAGGCTGCTGAAGCCGTTTATTGGAGGTGACACACGGACACTGCCTGTATTGTCAGGCTGATTTATACACCAAACTttgtgatgtaaaaaaacaactcaaaaacGTTTATTATTGGCCTCTTTACATGAATAATCAAGTAGTGTAGCAAGTCTGTTCAGTGTGTTACATAATTACTCATCGATATGCACTCAAGGAAATCATATAGGCCTACTGAATAAGTAACAGTTccttaattttaaaaaagtattacatTTGACATATTGATGTTTCGTCAGTTCAGGTCacttttacataaaaaaaaaaacattaggaTTTATAAATctacacaaaatgacaacatgtaGGAGGAACTCCGACAGGTGAAGCAGGAAAACCAGGTCCTGAAAGAAACAAACCGGAACccggagatggagatggagctcCACTCTAGCTCTGAACACTCCgtggcacacacaaacacattgtaaaaattttttttaaaaagtttctGAAACTTTGAACTGCTATGTTACGAAAACGGTGCGAGCGATCAAAACGCCGATCGGGCCAAATAAAgtccacactgtaaaaaaaaaaaaaaaagtgtaaaatataCGGTAAAATACCGGCAGCTGAGTTGCCAGAGCTTTACCGTAACAAATAAAGTGACACCGTATAATACATTACggtatgtttttgtaaaaacagcagttcTACTGTAAacctaattaaagtatttgtcaGTGAAAAACATAGTACAagactgtataatatattacgGTACTTTATTGAAAAGTTGCAGAGTCTTGTTAACGTTCAAAGCTTTAAATCATTTTTCTACATTAAAGTATGGCGATTCACTGCAGGGCCAAAATTTGAATGTGCATAGCAACATGTTGTATCCAAGGGGATTTCCCCGATGATATGACATCATGACATCCAAGGGGATTTCCCCGATGATGTCATGACGATGTTGTGCCTTTGATGCTGTCCTCAACTGGATAGAATGCATATATAGAACCTGTGTGCTGGGAAAGATTCACATCTATTTTTACAATCGGACCAGCATTATTTCTTGGAGACGGATTTATTCCGAATTTTTTTAATCTGGATGCAATACGTATGTCTTAGAAGGAAGATTAACCCTTATTTAATACTGAATCAGAGTTGGGAAAACTGTGACCTGCTGGAACAGGAGGAATTGTCATCAACCCAGCAGCTGTTGATGGAGGAACTCCGACTGGTGAAGGAGGAACTCCAACTGGTGAAGGAGGAACTCCGACTGGTAAAGGAGGAACTCCAACTGGTAAACAAGAAGAACCAGGACTTTACCAAGATCCACTCGACCTTAGAGACGGAGCTCCAAGAGGTTAAGGAGGAAAACAAGTTTCTGAAAGAAACAAAcccagagatggagagggagctCCAACTGGTAAAGGAGGAAATTAAGGTCCTGAACAAAACGAAACGGACCCAGGAGAGGGAGCTCGCACGGGTGAAGGACGAAAACGACTaccggagagagaaagaatggaCCCAGGAGAAGCAGATGAGAGTGGTGAAGGCGGAAATAGAGGTCCTGAAAGAGACACAACGGACCAAGGTGAAGGAGCTTGCAGTGGTAAAGGAGGAAATTAAGGTCCTGAACAAAACGAAACGGACCCAGAAGAGGGAGCTCGCACGGGTGAAGGACGAAAACGACTaccggagagagaaagaatggaCCCAGGAGAAGCAGATGAGAGTGGTAAAGGCGGAAATAGAGTTcctgaaagagacacaacagacCCAGGCGAAGGAGCTTGCAGTGGTGAAGGCGGAAAGAAATGTCCTGAAAGAGACACAACGGACCCAGGTGAAGGAGCTTGCAGTGGTGAAGGCGGAAAGAAATGTCCTGAAAGAGACACAACGGACCCAGGTGAAGGAGCTTGCAGTggtgaaagaggaaaacaagatcctgaacaaaacaaaacagatccaggagaaggagctAAAAGatattcaaaaggaaaaaacactCCTGGAGGACATCTGTCTCCGacttaaaaagataaagagaggCATCTTTGGCAGGATGGGTCCAAGAAGAGATGAGTTGGacaagatgaagaggaaaatgcTTCAGCCGGAGACGGGGTTATTCAACAGGCTGCAGGACTTCATGGGCATCCGTCATAACCACGTTTAAGCCTGCGATGGCATGTGCAGTGATGCTTCTGTTGTGTGTACAAAATATTGAATGTTATTTATGTCTATTTATTGGCAAGATGCCTAATTTGACAAAAGTCAAAGTGGAGGAACTCCACAGGTCTGTGACCTAATTTGTGGTCTTGGGACTGCATTATTTTTCCACTGTGGAATCTCGATGGttcaggtgaaaaaaaaatgatgtgaaaagagaaacagtCCATAATCATGAAACATCTTAAATGAATGGCCcggctgatgcgccccgccccccctcctctctactacctccttctgtttcatggattggagttccattcatacattgtcatattcatgtaatgcgtttatttgttatattgggctatacaaaataaactgaattgaattgaatgtatgaatggaactcaaatcaatgaaacagaaggggggggggggcgcatcagcagggccaacgcgggaggccggctcaccaagcagcagacaccgccaggtcca from Cyclopterus lumpus isolate fCycLum1 chromosome 11, fCycLum1.pri, whole genome shotgun sequence harbors:
- the LOC117739594 gene encoding uncharacterized protein PF11_0207-like; the encoded protein is MQYVCLRRKINPYLILNQSWENCDLLEQEELSSTQQLLMEELRLVKEELQLVKEELRLVKEELQLVNKKNQDFTKIHSTLETELQEVKEENKFLKETNPEMERELQLVKEEIKVLNKTKRTQERELARVKDENDYRREKEWTQEKQMRVVKAEIEVLKETQRTKVKELAVVKEEIKVLNKTKRTQKRELARVKDENDYRREKEWTQEKQMRVVKAEIEFLKETQQTQAKELAVVKAERNVLKETQRTQVKELAVVKAERNVLKETQRTQVKELAVVKEENKILNKTKQIQEKELKDIQKEKTLLEDICLRLKKIKRGIFGRMGPRRDELDKMKRKMLQPETGLFNRLQDFMGIRHNHV